A stretch of DNA from Lysinibacillus sp. B2A1:
ATGGCACACATTTCTGTCCGTGTAATGGAGGCTGGGGAAGATCCTGTTATTACAACTGTTGCTCTTATTTTCTTAATAGTCTTTAGCTTAAAGGCTGGTTTATTGTTGTTCTTTTGGTTACCTGGCTCATACAGTGTACCACCAACAGCGATTGCTGCACTTTTTGCTGCGTTATTAACAAAGGTTGGCATTTATGCGCTTGTTCGTACCTTTACTTTGCTTTTTCCAAACAATCCAGATGTAACACATACTGCACTCGGGATTATGGCAGGACTAACGATAATTGCTGGTTGTATGGGCGCATTGGCAGGGCGAGATGTACGAACTATTGCCTCTTATAATGTCCTTATTGGTGTTGGATTTATAGTAGCTGGTCTTGCGATTGGCACGGAGTCAGCACTACAAGGGGTAACCTATTATTTAATGCATGATATGGTAGCGAAAGCTATGTTATTTTTGGCAGTAGGTATGATGATTTATGTTACGGGTGAAACGTTAATAGATAATATGAGTGGGCTAATTCGAAATTATCCACTTTTCGGCTGGTTATTCTTTATTGTCATGTGCTCACTTGCTGGTATACCGCCATTAAGCGGGTTTTTAGGCAAGGTTTTAATTGGACAAGGTGCGATTGAAGGTGGGAATTTTGTCCTGTTGGGTCTAGGGTTTTTATCAAGTTTAATTGTCTTGTATTCCCTTCTACGAATCTTTCTTTCGTCATTCTTTGGAGAAACAATTATTAGTCTAGAAGATGAGAAGCCATTACCAAAACGCATTGTCTTGCCGTTAGCATTATTGGCAGTTTGCACAATTGGTTTAGGGATTGGAGCTGAGTGGATGGCGCCATATGTAACAGATGCAGCAGAAACCCTTTATACACCATCGATTTATATTGATGCTGTGTTAGATGGAGAAGCTTGGCAGGGTGAGGTGAGTAAATAATGGCAATGCAATTTATTCTTAATTTATTTATCGCAGCACTTTGGTTATTGCTAAAGGATGAGGTAGTTCCGCAATTTTCCACATTTTTAATTGGCTTTATTGTGGGTATTGGAATTTTGTATGCGTTGCATAGCTTTTATGGCACACAATTTTATTTGCGACGTGTGTTTTCTATTATTAAATTACTATGGCTCTTCAATTGGGAGCTACTATTATCGAGCTATAGCGTGCTAAAGCAAATAACTACGCCAAGACTTACGATTACTCCTGGCATATTTACGTACAAAACTGTATTAAGGGGAGATTGGGAAATAACAGCACTTGCGTTACTGCTCACACTCACTCCAGGATCAGTAGTGATGGAGGTCTCTGAGGAGGGCGATGTGTTCTATATTCATGCAATGGATATTGAGCAATCGAAGGATGCAGTTATTCGTTCTATAGGTAAATTTGAACAAGCAATAATGGAGGTGACACGTTAATGATTGAAAATATTTTACTCTTAGCTTTAGCATTATTTAGTGTTTCCATTGCGCTGTCACTGTATCGTGTTATTCGAGGGCCATCGATGCCTGACCGTGCTATCGCCCTTGACACAATTGGTGTAAATTTATTGTCTGCAATCGCCATAGTGTCGATTGTATTGAAAACAAAGGCATATTTAGAAGCAATTTTGATATTAGGTATTTTAGCATTTATCGGTACAATCGCTTTTACAAAATATATCGAAAGAGGTGTGATTGTTGAACGTAAATCAAATGATTGAATGGGCGGCTGTCATCCTCATTTTGATTGGCTCCATAGTAAGTGTTATTAGTGCATATGGGATGATTCGTTTACCTGACGTTTACACACGCTCCCATGCCGCAACGAAAAGTTCAACGCTATCAGTATTAACATGTTTATTAGGTGCATTTATTTACTTTTGGGTACACGATGGTTTTGTAAGTGTACGTTTAATATTAGGTATCCTCTTCGTCTTTGTAACTGCTCCTGTTGCAGGGCACTTAATCTGTCGTGCTGCCTATCGCTCTAGGGTTCCTTTGGCTGAAGGCTCTGGTGAAGATGAACTGAAGCCCAAGCTGTTTCCAGAAGAAAAATAGAAAGAAGACTGTTTGCCAAAAAAGCAAGCAGTCTTTTTGAATTGGTGGATAGAGGTTTTAAAGTGCTGGATAATCAAGCTAAATTGGTGGATTGAATCTCCGAAATTGTGGATAGAACCACAAAACGAAAGGATAGAGCTATTACGATTAATATTGAAAAACTAATTGATAGCCAGCACCTCTTGCCATCACAATTTTAGCTGGTTGTCCTGGAATCGCATCTAGCTTTTTTCTTAAATTGCTAATATGAACACGTAATGCCTGTGTTTGTCCAATGCTATCCTCATCCCAAATACGTTGATATAGCTCAGCAGATGGAAAGGCTTGATGGCTATGCTGTGCTAAAAAGAATAAAATCTGAAATTCCTTTGTTGATAAAGCGAATACAGTATCACCAATTGAAACTTTTCCTGAATGTATATGAAAATG
This window harbors:
- a CDS encoding Na+/H+ antiporter subunit D gives rise to the protein MSNMIVLPLIVPVITAILLVFLREHIILQRIISVLTLSFVVLISIVLLIAIQEQGVLRIDFSGWGPPFGILFVADSFAVLLVLIANIVAVFCVLYALFTIGSSYEKMYFYPFVLLMVAGVNGSFLTGDIFNLFVCFEVMLLASYALISLGGDKIQLREALKYVLINIVASWIFLVALAFLYGTVGTLNMAHISVRVMEAGEDPVITTVALIFLIVFSLKAGLLLFFWLPGSYSVPPTAIAALFAALLTKVGIYALVRTFTLLFPNNPDVTHTALGIMAGLTIIAGCMGALAGRDVRTIASYNVLIGVGFIVAGLAIGTESALQGVTYYLMHDMVAKAMLFLAVGMMIYVTGETLIDNMSGLIRNYPLFGWLFFIVMCSLAGIPPLSGFLGKVLIGQGAIEGGNFVLLGLGFLSSLIVLYSLLRIFLSSFFGETIISLEDEKPLPKRIVLPLALLAVCTIGLGIGAEWMAPYVTDAAETLYTPSIYIDAVLDGEAWQGEVSK
- a CDS encoding Na(+)/H(+) antiporter subunit F (subunit F of antiporter complex involved in resistance to high concentrations of Na+, K+, Li+ and/or alkali), with translation MIENILLLALALFSVSIALSLYRVIRGPSMPDRAIALDTIGVNLLSAIAIVSIVLKTKAYLEAILILGILAFIGTIAFTKYIERGVIVERKSND
- a CDS encoding Na+/H+ antiporter subunit G, yielding MNVNQMIEWAAVILILIGSIVSVISAYGMIRLPDVYTRSHAATKSSTLSVLTCLLGAFIYFWVHDGFVSVRLILGILFVFVTAPVAGHLICRAAYRSRVPLAEGSGEDELKPKLFPEEK
- a CDS encoding Na+/H+ antiporter subunit E, with amino-acid sequence MAMQFILNLFIAALWLLLKDEVVPQFSTFLIGFIVGIGILYALHSFYGTQFYLRRVFSIIKLLWLFNWELLLSSYSVLKQITTPRLTITPGIFTYKTVLRGDWEITALALLLTLTPGSVVMEVSEEGDVFYIHAMDIEQSKDAVIRSIGKFEQAIMEVTR